In the Actinomycetota bacterium genome, CCTTAACGCCTCATCCTCCGGATTGGAGCAGTCCATGGGCCCAAGGGTCGGGGTAACTGACGCTCCATGGTCCTGACGCCGCCGGTTTTCCGCACCCGCCCACCTATTCCGGCGGGCTTCCGCATCCCGCCCCGGCCAGAAAATCGAACTCGCAGCGGTAGGCTTCCCTCAGCCTCTCGCTCCCCAGGACCTCTCGAGGTGGTCCGTGCAGGTGCATGCTGCGGTTGATGCAGACGATCTCGTCCGCGAAGCGGGCCAGGACGTTGACGTCATGGGACACGAAGACCACCGTCAGCTTCTTCTCCTCCTTCAGCCTCACCAGAAGGTCCATGAACCTGGCCTGTGACTCCAGGTCCAGTCCCGCGGTGGGCTCGTCGAGGAGCAGGATACTGGTTTCCAGGCACAGGGCCCGCGCCAGGAAGGCCCTCTTCTGCTGCCCACCGGAGAGTTCCCCGATGGGTTTTCTTTCCAGTCCCTGCAGGCCCACGTCGGCGATGCTGCGGAGTACCGCCTCCCGGTCCGCCCGGGTGGGGAAGCGCAAGGGCCCGATGCAGCAGGCCCGCCCCATCATCACCACGTCGTAGACGG is a window encoding:
- a CDS encoding metal ABC transporter ATP-binding protein, which codes for MKRCRVREFLTAEDKEARQVIQVRDLWVRRDGHTILEDITFQVREGSFLGIIGPNGAGKTTLLRAVLGLVTPERGSIRVLGLSPRELRHELHHIGYMPQQVLFDPRFPVSVYDVVMMGRACCIGPLRFPTRADREAVLRSIADVGLQGLERKPIGELSGGQQKRAFLARALCLETSILLLDEPTAGLDLESQARFMDLLVRLKEEKKLTVVFVSHDVNVLARFADEIVCINRSMHLHGPPREVLGSERLREAYRCEFDFLAGAGCGSPPE